Proteins encoded by one window of Hyphomicrobium nitrativorans NL23:
- the mauD gene encoding methylamine dehydrogenase accessory protein MauD, whose amino-acid sequence MAIEFLIASNVLLWLTLIGCVVALFGITRQVGILHERSAPLGAMITDHGPDIGDAAPKFEVVDYFGKAHRIGGPQPQETLLMFTAPTCPICDKLLPIIKSVSRDENINVFLVSDGQPEDHARFLKSHDLGDIPYIVSAEVGMRFQVGKIPYGVVIDSHGKIRAKGLTNTREHLESLVEGARSGHHSLQDYMKKTGISSIHSNGNGFHAEH is encoded by the coding sequence ATGGCGATCGAATTCCTGATTGCGTCAAACGTTCTGCTCTGGCTCACGCTTATCGGTTGTGTGGTCGCCTTGTTCGGGATCACCAGGCAGGTCGGCATCCTGCACGAGCGTTCCGCACCCCTCGGCGCCATGATCACAGATCATGGTCCGGATATCGGAGACGCAGCACCCAAGTTCGAAGTGGTCGACTACTTCGGCAAGGCGCATCGTATCGGCGGCCCGCAGCCGCAGGAAACGCTGCTGATGTTCACGGCTCCGACGTGTCCGATCTGCGACAAGCTGCTGCCGATCATCAAATCGGTTTCCCGCGACGAGAACATCAACGTGTTCCTCGTCAGCGACGGACAGCCGGAAGACCACGCCCGTTTCCTCAAGAGCCACGATCTCGGGGACATCCCCTACATCGTTTCGGCGGAAGTCGGCATGCGCTTCCAGGTCGGAAAGATTCCCTACGGCGTCGTGATCGACAGCCACGGGAAGATCCGTGCAAAGGGCCTGACCAACACGAGGGAGCACCTCGAAAGCCTCGTCGAAGGCGCTCGCTCCGGTCATCACTCTTTGCAGGACTACATGAAGAAAACGGGCATCAGCTCAATTCATTCGAATGGCAACGGCTTCCACGCCGAGCACTGA